From a single Maritimibacter sp. DP1N21-5 genomic region:
- a CDS encoding pyridoxal phosphate-dependent aminotransferase: protein MTQSSGPRGPRYTDLAASLPASVPFVGPETQERERGRPFRARLGANESLFGPSPHAVTAMAETAQETWKYGDAQSWDLRVALAERLGVGMDNIMVGEGIDGLLGYLVRLVVGPGDRVVTSLGAYPTFNYHVAGFGGELVTVPYRDDHEDPVALLDKARDVGAKLVYLANPDNPMGTWHEAEVIQRMIEAIPEGTLLVLDEAYLEFAPEGVAPALDVTDPRVIRMRTFSKAYGLAGARVGYAIGTADLISAFNKVRNHFGMARISQAGALAALQDEDYLAEVQAKVAVARGRIAEIAAENGLSSLPSATNFVAIDCGADGDFARRVLGELIKRDVFVRMPFAPPQDRCIRVSVGHPEDLDVFASALPEAVAAARDG, encoded by the coding sequence ATGACACAGAGTTCCGGCCCCCGCGGCCCCCGCTACACCGATCTTGCCGCCTCGCTTCCCGCGTCGGTCCCTTTCGTCGGGCCCGAGACGCAGGAACGCGAGCGCGGCCGGCCCTTCCGTGCCCGGCTCGGCGCCAACGAGAGCCTCTTCGGCCCCTCCCCGCACGCCGTGACCGCCATGGCGGAGACGGCGCAGGAGACCTGGAAATACGGCGACGCACAGAGCTGGGACCTGCGGGTGGCGCTGGCCGAACGTCTTGGCGTCGGCATGGACAACATCATGGTCGGGGAAGGCATCGACGGGCTTCTGGGCTATCTCGTGCGGCTGGTGGTCGGGCCGGGGGACCGGGTCGTAACCTCGCTGGGGGCCTATCCGACGTTCAACTACCATGTCGCCGGGTTTGGAGGCGAGTTGGTCACCGTGCCCTACCGCGACGACCACGAAGACCCCGTCGCGCTGCTGGACAAGGCGCGGGACGTCGGCGCGAAGCTCGTCTATCTCGCGAATCCGGACAACCCGATGGGCACATGGCACGAGGCCGAGGTGATCCAGCGCATGATCGAGGCAATACCGGAGGGAACGCTTCTGGTGCTTGACGAGGCTTATCTCGAATTCGCGCCCGAAGGCGTCGCACCGGCTCTCGACGTGACCGACCCGCGCGTGATCCGCATGCGAACGTTTTCCAAGGCCTACGGGCTCGCGGGCGCGCGGGTGGGCTATGCCATCGGAACCGCCGACCTGATCTCGGCCTTCAACAAGGTGCGCAATCATTTCGGGATGGCGCGGATCAGCCAGGCAGGCGCGCTCGCCGCGCTTCAGGACGAGGACTATCTCGCCGAAGTGCAGGCCAAGGTGGCCGTCGCGCGCGGACGGATCGCCGAGATCGCGGCCGAGAACGGGCTCAGTTCCCTCCCCTCGGCCACGAACTTCGTGGCCATCGACTGCGGCGCGGACGGCGACTTCGCGCGACGGGTTCTGGGCGAACTGATCAAGCGCGACGTCTTCGTGCGGATGCCCTTCGCACCGCCACAGGATCGCTGCATCCGGGTCTCGGTAGGACACCCCGAAGACCTCGACGTATTCGCGAGCGCCTTGCCCGAAGCTGTCGCTGCTGCCCGTGATGGTTGA
- a CDS encoding SH3 domain-containing protein — translation MVEKDKADAPAPGNPVTEYAKSARAARHLIVTSDWVGSYTDPIRFTSGTPIDLTGREDIWHGHRWLWAIAEGREGWVPDGVVAFVDRTPYALHDYSAAELTCSVGDMLTAIERTHGWTLCRSSEGETGWVPDGHLEFPET, via the coding sequence ATGGTTGAAAAAGACAAGGCAGACGCGCCTGCACCCGGCAACCCTGTTACCGAATACGCGAAAAGTGCAAGAGCTGCGCGGCACCTGATCGTCACCAGCGACTGGGTGGGCAGTTACACCGACCCGATCCGCTTCACCTCGGGCACGCCCATCGACCTGACCGGGCGAGAGGATATCTGGCACGGCCACCGCTGGCTCTGGGCCATCGCCGAGGGGCGTGAGGGCTGGGTCCCGGACGGGGTCGTGGCCTTCGTCGATCGCACACCCTATGCGCTCCATGACTATTCAGCCGCGGAACTGACCTGTTCGGTGGGCGACATGCTGACTGCCATTGAACGGACGCATGGCTGGACCCTGTGCCGCAGCAGCGAAGGCGAGACGGGCTGGGTGCCGGATGGGCACCTCGAGTTTCCGGAGACCTGA
- a CDS encoding FAD-binding oxidoreductase has translation MALDILTANDRPGAYPASYYAATVDLLPQMDPVEGELSADVVVIGGGFTGLSSALHLAQAGLNVVLLEASRVGFGASGRNGGQVSVGQRIEQDALEKLVGIERARALWDIGCEAVDLTRALANEHAGGAEWVPGVIHADHKPGFVDHTHAYVRKMQEEYGHTSMRALSREELRALCASDAYHGGLIDMASGHIHPLKHALGLARGALTAGARIYETSRVTSVTEGPRVTVKTDRATIKADHVLWATNGYLGNAEPRTAARVMPINNFIVATEPLGSLADELLPGNHAVADSKFVINYFRLSADKRMLFGGGESYGYKFPADIAAKAGKPMVEIFPQLRDARIDYAWGGTLGITMSRLPHVARLSSKVYDISGYSGQGVALGTMAGKVMAEMVAGQAGRFDLMASVPTPRFPGGAALRTPLLAAAMLWYSIRDRL, from the coding sequence ATGGCGCTCGACATTCTCACAGCGAACGACAGGCCGGGTGCATACCCGGCCTCTTACTATGCGGCGACGGTCGATCTCCTGCCGCAGATGGACCCGGTCGAGGGGGAGCTTTCGGCCGATGTCGTGGTGATCGGCGGCGGGTTTACCGGGCTCTCCTCTGCGCTCCATTTGGCGCAAGCCGGATTGAACGTGGTCCTTCTTGAGGCGTCCCGCGTCGGCTTCGGCGCGTCGGGGCGCAATGGCGGACAGGTCTCTGTCGGTCAACGGATCGAACAAGACGCGCTGGAGAAACTTGTGGGCATAGAACGGGCGCGGGCGCTCTGGGACATCGGCTGCGAGGCGGTCGACCTGACCCGCGCGCTGGCCAATGAACACGCGGGTGGCGCCGAATGGGTGCCGGGCGTGATCCATGCCGACCACAAACCAGGCTTCGTGGATCATACCCATGCCTATGTCCGCAAGATGCAGGAGGAATATGGCCATACCTCCATGCGGGCGCTGAGCCGTGAGGAGCTGCGCGCGCTTTGTGCTTCCGACGCCTATCACGGCGGGCTCATCGACATGGCGTCGGGCCATATCCACCCGCTGAAACACGCGCTGGGGCTGGCGCGCGGCGCGCTCACCGCAGGGGCAAGGATCTACGAGACAAGCCGCGTGACGAGCGTGACGGAAGGGCCCCGCGTGACGGTGAAGACCGACCGCGCGACGATAAAGGCCGACCACGTCCTCTGGGCCACCAACGGCTATCTCGGGAACGCCGAGCCGCGCACGGCTGCCCGCGTCATGCCGATCAACAATTTCATCGTGGCGACCGAGCCGCTGGGGTCGCTCGCGGACGAACTGCTGCCTGGCAACCATGCCGTGGCCGACAGCAAATTCGTCATCAACTACTTCCGCCTTTCCGCGGACAAGCGGATGCTGTTCGGAGGTGGCGAAAGCTACGGCTACAAGTTCCCCGCCGACATCGCGGCCAAGGCAGGCAAACCCATGGTCGAGATCTTTCCGCAACTGCGCGACGCCCGGATCGACTACGCCTGGGGCGGGACGCTCGGCATCACGATGAGCCGCCTGCCGCATGTGGCGCGGCTGTCGTCCAAGGTCTACGACATTTCCGGTTACTCGGGGCAGGGCGTCGCGCTCGGCACCATGGCGGGCAAGGTCATGGCCGAGATGGTCGCGGGGCAGGCGGGGCGCTTCGACCTCATGGCCAGCGTGCCGACTCCGCGTTTTCCGGGTGGCGCGGCGCTCCGCACGCCGCTGCTGGCCGCCGCGATGCTCTGGTATTCCATCCGGGATCGGCTCTAG
- a CDS encoding aspartate aminotransferase family protein: protein MNKITNHMPTAELQAIDAAHHMHPFSANKALGEHGARIITRADGVTLTDSEGESILDAMAGLWCVNIGYGRDELAEVAARQMKELPYYNTFFMSSHVPAIALSQKLAELAPGDLNHVFYASGGSEANDTNLRMVRAYWAALGKPKKFNVISRKNAYHGTSMGSGSLGGMASIHSQGGLPIPGIHHIGQPYWYLEGGDMSPEDFGIMRARELEQKIDELGEDKVAAFIAEPIQGAGGVIIPPSTYWPEIKRICDERDILLIADEVITGFGRTGEWFGSEYYDIQPDIMTVAKGITSGYIPLGASIVSDKVAEVIGRDDFNHGYTYSGHPVACAVALENLRIIEEENVVGHVKNEVGPYLAEKWHQLADHPFVGETTLVGMMASLALTADKSTRKPFKSKPGTVGLMTRERCFKNNLIMRHVYDRMIVAPPLVMQKSDVDVLFERAVKSLDEAYTNVKNAGLLETAD, encoded by the coding sequence ATGAACAAGATCACGAATCACATGCCTACCGCCGAGCTTCAGGCCATCGACGCGGCGCACCACATGCACCCGTTTTCGGCCAACAAGGCGCTGGGCGAGCACGGCGCGCGGATCATCACGCGGGCCGACGGCGTGACGCTGACCGACAGCGAAGGCGAAAGCATCCTCGACGCGATGGCGGGGCTCTGGTGCGTGAACATCGGCTACGGACGCGACGAGCTGGCCGAGGTGGCGGCGCGCCAGATGAAGGAACTGCCCTACTACAACACCTTCTTCATGTCCTCGCATGTGCCCGCGATCGCCTTGTCGCAGAAGCTGGCCGAGCTTGCGCCGGGTGACCTGAACCACGTCTTCTACGCATCCGGTGGGTCCGAGGCGAACGACACCAACCTGCGCATGGTTCGCGCCTACTGGGCCGCGCTGGGAAAGCCCAAAAAGTTCAACGTGATCAGCCGCAAGAATGCCTACCACGGGACCTCGATGGGGTCGGGAAGCCTGGGCGGCATGGCGTCGATCCACTCGCAGGGCGGTCTGCCGATCCCCGGCATCCACCACATCGGCCAGCCCTACTGGTATCTCGAAGGCGGTGACATGAGCCCCGAGGACTTCGGCATCATGCGCGCCCGCGAGCTTGAGCAGAAGATCGACGAATTGGGCGAGGACAAGGTCGCGGCCTTCATCGCGGAGCCCATCCAGGGCGCGGGCGGCGTGATCATCCCGCCCTCGACCTACTGGCCCGAGATCAAGCGCATCTGTGACGAGCGGGACATCCTCCTTATCGCGGACGAGGTCATCACCGGCTTTGGCCGCACCGGCGAATGGTTCGGGTCCGAGTATTACGACATCCAGCCCGACATCATGACCGTCGCCAAGGGTATCACCTCGGGCTACATCCCGCTGGGCGCGTCGATCGTGTCGGACAAAGTGGCCGAGGTCATCGGGCGCGACGACTTCAACCACGGTTACACCTATTCCGGCCATCCGGTGGCCTGTGCGGTGGCGCTCGAGAATCTGCGCATCATCGAGGAAGAGAACGTCGTCGGCCACGTCAAGAACGAGGTCGGGCCCTATCTCGCCGAGAAGTGGCACCAGCTCGCCGACCACCCCTTCGTGGGCGAGACGACCCTCGTCGGGATGATGGCCTCGCTCGCGCTTACCGCTGACAAATCGACGCGTAAGCCCTTCAAGTCCAAGCCCGGCACCGTCGGCCTCATGACCCGCGAGCGGTGCTTCAAGAACAACCTCATCATGCGCCATGTCTACGACCGCATGATCGTTGCTCCGCCGCTCGTGATGCAGAAATCCGATGTGGATGTGCTTTTCGAGCGGGCCGTGAAGTCGCTCGACGAAGCCTACACGAACGTCAAGAACGCGGGGCTGCTGGAAACCGCCGACTGA
- a CDS encoding GntR family transcriptional regulator, whose protein sequence is MNRALSKLPDHERAYRALRDMILNGELAPGQPVTIQGLVDLLGLGMTPVREAIRRLTSEGALEFKGNRRVSVPNMDAATYGELAFARLAVEPELARRAVPNLDAGRIAALESLDAKVDDAIAQGDVRGYLESNRHFHVRLYELANAPVLMSISNMLWLRTGPSLRVMLGRAGTANLPDQHQEALAAMRAGDADAVALAIRADIEQGIRQVQSSLAAVGA, encoded by the coding sequence ATGAACCGCGCCTTGTCAAAACTGCCAGACCATGAACGCGCCTACCGCGCGCTTCGTGACATGATCCTGAACGGAGAACTCGCCCCCGGCCAGCCGGTGACGATACAGGGCCTCGTCGATCTGTTGGGCCTCGGCATGACCCCGGTGCGCGAGGCGATCCGGCGGCTGACCTCGGAAGGGGCGCTGGAATTCAAGGGCAACCGCCGGGTGAGCGTGCCCAACATGGATGCCGCGACCTATGGCGAACTGGCCTTCGCCCGTCTTGCGGTAGAGCCGGAGCTTGCCCGCCGCGCAGTGCCGAACCTCGACGCGGGTCGCATCGCGGCGCTCGAAAGCCTTGACGCAAAGGTGGATGACGCCATCGCGCAGGGAGATGTGCGCGGGTACCTCGAAAGCAACCGCCACTTCCATGTGCGCCTTTACGAACTCGCGAACGCGCCGGTGCTCATGTCGATTTCCAACATGCTCTGGCTGCGCACCGGGCCGTCGCTGCGCGTCATGCTGGGCCGCGCCGGCACCGCTAATCTGCCCGACCAGCATCAGGAAGCGCTGGCCGCGATGCGGGCGGGCGATGCCGATGCCGTGGCGCTCGCGATCCGGGCGGATATCGAACAGGGGATCCGGCAGGTCCAGTCCTCACTCGCCGCCGTTGGCGCCTGA
- a CDS encoding polyamine ABC transporter substrate-binding protein, which produces MKLRTLLLAATAMGAQAAMADEVRVYNWSDYIDEELLTKFEEETGIDLIYDVFDSNELLETKMLAGGSGYDVVVPTGTFLQRQISAGAFQKLDQSKLPNIDNMWDVIEQRTAQYDPGNEYSINYMWGTTGIGANVGKVQEVLGEDAPLDSLELIFNPENMEKLASCGVMVLDAPTEMIPAALTYIGEDPDSKDPEVLAKVEDVFGAVAPYIQKFHSSEYIEALANGDICVAFGWSGDILQARDRAAEADNGNEIVYNAPKEGALMWFDQMAIPVDAPNPDAAHTFLNFIMDAQNMAAASNYVYYANGNEASQELLNEDVIGDTAIYPDQATLDNLYTVTPYDAQVQRTVTRLWTKIKSGT; this is translated from the coding sequence ATGAAACTCAGAACCCTGCTTCTTGCAGCGACCGCGATGGGCGCACAGGCCGCAATGGCCGACGAAGTGCGCGTCTACAACTGGTCGGACTACATCGACGAAGAGCTTCTCACGAAGTTCGAGGAAGAGACCGGTATCGACCTGATCTACGACGTGTTCGATTCGAATGAATTGCTCGAAACCAAGATGCTTGCCGGCGGGTCCGGCTATGACGTGGTGGTGCCGACCGGCACCTTCCTCCAGCGTCAGATTTCGGCCGGGGCCTTCCAGAAGCTCGATCAATCGAAGCTTCCCAACATCGACAACATGTGGGACGTGATCGAGCAGCGCACCGCGCAGTACGATCCTGGCAACGAATACTCGATCAACTACATGTGGGGCACCACCGGCATCGGTGCGAACGTCGGCAAGGTCCAGGAAGTGCTGGGCGAAGACGCGCCGCTAGACAGCCTCGAGCTGATCTTCAACCCCGAGAACATGGAAAAGCTCGCCTCTTGCGGCGTCATGGTGCTCGACGCGCCGACCGAGATGATCCCGGCCGCGCTGACCTATATCGGGGAAGACCCGGACTCCAAGGACCCCGAGGTTCTGGCCAAGGTGGAAGACGTCTTCGGTGCCGTCGCCCCCTACATCCAGAAATTCCATTCGTCGGAATATATCGAGGCGTTGGCCAACGGCGACATCTGCGTGGCCTTCGGCTGGTCCGGCGACATCCTCCAGGCCCGTGACCGTGCCGCCGAGGCCGACAACGGCAATGAGATCGTCTACAACGCCCCGAAAGAGGGCGCGCTGATGTGGTTCGACCAGATGGCCATTCCGGTCGATGCGCCGAACCCCGACGCCGCGCATACTTTCCTGAACTTCATCATGGATGCGCAGAACATGGCGGCAGCGTCGAACTACGTCTACTACGCCAACGGCAACGAGGCCTCGCAGGAGCTTCTGAACGAGGACGTGATCGGCGACACCGCGATCTACCCGGACCAGGCGACGCTCGACAATCTCTACACCGTGACGCCCTACGATGCTCAGGTGCAGCGGACCGTCACGCGCCTTTGGACCAAGATCAAGTCGGGCACCTGA
- a CDS encoding ABC transporter ATP-binding protein, translating to MAEKPIKKPATKVFAPWDDPTATPLIQFKNVTKRFGTFTAIDDQTIDIYEREFFALLGPSGCGKTTMMRMLAGFETPTEGTITIGGQDMAHVPPNKRAVNMMFQSYALFPHLSVWDNIAFGLKRGEPMDKDAIAARVDQMLKLTHLEQFARRKPHQISGGQRQRVALARSLAKAPKLLLLDEPLGALDKKLREETQFELMDIQEKTGTTFVIVTHDQEEAMTVASRVAVMDHGKIIQVDTPARIYEAPESVYVADFIGDVNLIEGTAKKVGPEAYEISYAEGVPPIEVTECARAFSDGDKVTFAIRPEKLLVSETAPDDRANAMEGKIIDIGYLGNISTYHVELPNGQMIKAAMTNATRIDRRSFTWDDTVWVSFRSSAGVVLAE from the coding sequence ATGGCCGAAAAACCGATCAAGAAGCCGGCGACCAAAGTGTTCGCCCCGTGGGACGATCCCACCGCGACACCGCTTATCCAGTTCAAGAACGTCACCAAGCGCTTCGGCACTTTCACGGCGATCGACGACCAGACCATCGACATCTACGAACGCGAATTCTTTGCCCTGCTGGGCCCCTCGGGCTGCGGCAAGACGACGATGATGCGGATGCTCGCGGGCTTCGAGACGCCGACCGAGGGCACCATCACCATCGGCGGACAGGACATGGCCCATGTGCCGCCGAACAAGCGGGCCGTGAACATGATGTTCCAGTCCTACGCGCTCTTTCCGCATCTGTCGGTCTGGGACAACATCGCCTTCGGGCTCAAACGCGGCGAGCCGATGGACAAGGACGCCATCGCTGCCCGCGTGGACCAGATGCTCAAGCTCACCCATCTGGAACAATTCGCACGGCGCAAGCCGCACCAGATTTCCGGCGGCCAACGCCAGCGCGTCGCGCTGGCACGGTCGCTTGCCAAGGCCCCTAAACTCCTCCTCCTCGACGAACCGCTCGGCGCGCTCGACAAGAAGCTGCGCGAGGAAACCCAGTTCGAGCTGATGGACATTCAGGAGAAGACCGGCACCACCTTCGTCATCGTGACCCACGACCAGGAAGAGGCGATGACGGTCGCCTCCCGCGTGGCGGTGATGGACCACGGCAAGATCATCCAGGTCGACACCCCCGCGCGAATTTATGAAGCACCCGAAAGCGTTTACGTGGCGGACTTCATCGGGGACGTGAATCTGATCGAAGGCACGGCGAAGAAGGTCGGGCCCGAGGCCTACGAGATCTCCTACGCCGAAGGCGTGCCGCCCATCGAAGTGACCGAATGCGCGCGCGCCTTCTCGGACGGCGACAAGGTGACCTTCGCGATCCGGCCCGAGAAACTCCTGGTCTCGGAAACCGCGCCCGACGACCGCGCCAATGCCATGGAAGGCAAGATCATCGACATCGGCTATCTGGGCAATATCTCGACCTACCATGTCGAGCTTCCCAACGGCCAGATGATCAAGGCCGCGATGACCAACGCGACCCGGATCGATCGCCGGTCCTTCACCTGGGACGATACCGTCTGGGTCAGCTTCCGGTCTTCAGCCGGCGTGGTGCTTGCCGAATGA
- a CDS encoding ABC transporter permease subunit, which translates to MRRAALILLPYSWLLALFLIPFLIVLKISVSDTALAIPPYTPTLDLSEGWAGLKAFFAQLDFDNFRFLATDDLYWKAYLSSLKIAVTSTFLTLLVAYPIAYGMARAPDEWRPTLMMLVILPFWSSFLIRVYSWKAILAQEGLLNQFLMWIGVIDTPLMILNTTTAVYIGIVYTYLPFMILPIYAGLERLDGSLLEAAEDLGCTRLQAFWLVTFPLSRGGIIAGCFLVFIPVMGEFVIPALLGGSDTLMIGKVLWEEFFSNRDWPVASAVAVILLLLLIVPIVLYLRNEEKQREAGA; encoded by the coding sequence ATGAGACGCGCGGCCCTCATCCTCCTGCCCTATTCGTGGCTGCTCGCGCTTTTCCTGATCCCCTTCCTGATCGTCCTCAAGATCTCGGTCTCGGACACGGCGCTCGCCATACCGCCCTATACCCCGACGCTCGACCTGTCGGAGGGCTGGGCCGGACTGAAGGCCTTCTTTGCGCAGCTCGACTTTGACAACTTCCGCTTCCTCGCGACCGATGATCTTTACTGGAAGGCCTATCTTTCGTCGCTGAAGATCGCGGTGACCTCGACCTTCCTGACGCTGCTCGTCGCCTATCCCATCGCTTATGGCATGGCGCGCGCGCCGGACGAATGGCGTCCGACGCTCATGATGCTCGTCATCCTGCCCTTTTGGTCGTCCTTTCTGATCCGGGTCTATTCCTGGAAGGCGATCCTCGCGCAGGAGGGGCTTCTGAACCAGTTCCTCATGTGGATCGGCGTCATTGACACGCCGCTCATGATCCTCAACACCACGACGGCGGTCTATATCGGCATCGTCTATACCTACCTGCCCTTCATGATCCTGCCGATCTACGCAGGTCTCGAGCGGCTCGACGGCTCGCTCCTCGAAGCGGCCGAGGACCTTGGCTGCACGCGGTTGCAGGCCTTCTGGCTCGTCACCTTCCCGCTCTCGCGGGGCGGAATCATCGCAGGCTGTTTCCTCGTCTTCATTCCGGTTATGGGCGAATTCGTGATCCCGGCGCTTCTGGGCGGGTCGGATACGCTGATGATCGGCAAGGTGCTCTGGGAGGAGTTCTTCTCGAACCGCGACTGGCCGGTGGCCTCCGCGGTGGCGGTGATCCTGCTCCTGCTCCTGATCGTGCCCATCGTGCTTTACCTGCGGAACGAGGAAAAACAGCGGGAGGCGGGCGCATGA
- a CDS encoding ABC transporter permease codes for MRRISWFNATSLTVGFAFLYLPMVILVIYSFNESRLVTVWAGFSTKWYGELLRNEAFLDAAWVTLRVAVVSSTLATILGTAAAYVLIRAGRFPGRTLFSGMMYAPLVMPDVILGLSLLLLFISIGLDRGMVTIILAHTTFCMAYVAVVVSSRLATFDQSLEEAALDLGCTPWDAFRSVTLPIIAPAVISGWLLGFTLSLDDLVIASFTSGPSSTTLPIKIFSAVRLGVSPEINALSSILIGMVTIGVITFSISSKRAIVRRQKEENQAN; via the coding sequence ATGAGACGGATTTCCTGGTTCAATGCGACGTCGCTGACAGTGGGGTTCGCCTTCCTCTACCTCCCCATGGTCATCCTCGTGATCTACTCGTTCAACGAGTCGCGTCTGGTGACCGTCTGGGCGGGCTTCTCGACCAAGTGGTATGGCGAGCTTCTGCGCAACGAGGCCTTCCTCGACGCGGCCTGGGTAACGCTGCGGGTGGCTGTCGTCTCCTCGACCCTCGCCACGATCCTCGGAACGGCCGCCGCCTATGTGCTCATCCGGGCCGGGCGGTTCCCGGGTCGCACGCTCTTCTCGGGCATGATGTATGCCCCGCTCGTCATGCCCGACGTGATCCTTGGCCTGTCGCTTCTGCTTCTGTTCATCTCGATCGGGCTCGACCGCGGCATGGTGACGATCATCCTGGCGCATACGACCTTCTGCATGGCCTATGTCGCGGTCGTCGTGTCCTCGCGGCTCGCCACCTTCGACCAGTCGCTCGAGGAAGCCGCGCTCGATCTCGGCTGCACGCCCTGGGACGCGTTCCGTTCGGTTACGCTTCCCATCATCGCCCCCGCCGTCATATCGGGTTGGCTGCTGGGCTTCACCCTGTCGCTCGACGACCTCGTGATCGCCAGCTTCACCTCGGGCCCGTCCTCCACGACGTTGCCCATCAAGATCTTCTCGGCGGTCCGCCTTGGCGTCAGCCCCGAGATCAACGCGCTGTCCTCGATCCTGATCGGGATGGTAACGATCGGCGTCATAACCTTCTCGATCTCGTCCAAACGGGCGATCGTGCGCCGTCAGAAAGAAGAAAATCAGGCCAACTGA
- a CDS encoding glutamine synthetase family protein, whose protein sequence is MKDFMEEYAAFCDQHGRPERVELMMCDINAILRGKWLPGDDEEKIAKGGVRMPLSTYAPNILGEEVEATGLGIAIGDPDGNLIPVPGSLRPVPWASASGGSVAQVLCEMHDDTDEVAPYSPRRQLQHVLERFHERGLNPVVATELEFYLYKPREDQNDAPMPPDRSPTAQNFDLEVLDRTQAILDGILDAAWDQSMTPDTLIAEYGPGQFEVNFHHTDDVMAAADDALYFRRLVRGVARKHGMSATFMAKPYADYPGNGMHVHVSVLDTEGRNIFDAGTDEPSATLKQAVAGTLDTMDDLQAIFAPHMNSYRRFQRGSFAPHTPDWGWDNRAAAVRLPEVSGPGARLEHRIAGADANPYLAIAGVLGGMIYGLDNPDLPLVAPLEEMNGEFSDPLTSDWFTAVECFAESEIARDMFMPGYRDIYAAVRRDEISQLTTAISQIEYRTYLGRL, encoded by the coding sequence ATGAAAGATTTCATGGAAGAATACGCCGCCTTCTGCGACCAGCATGGGCGGCCCGAGCGGGTCGAGTTGATGATGTGCGACATCAATGCGATCCTGCGTGGCAAATGGCTCCCCGGCGATGACGAGGAAAAGATCGCCAAGGGTGGCGTTCGGATGCCGCTGTCGACCTATGCCCCCAACATCCTCGGCGAGGAAGTTGAGGCCACGGGTCTGGGCATTGCCATCGGGGACCCCGACGGAAACCTCATTCCGGTGCCGGGGTCTTTGCGCCCGGTGCCTTGGGCTTCGGCCTCGGGCGGATCGGTGGCCCAGGTCCTGTGCGAGATGCACGACGACACGGACGAGGTCGCGCCCTACTCTCCCCGCCGTCAGCTCCAGCATGTGCTGGAACGATTCCACGAGCGGGGTCTCAATCCCGTGGTCGCGACCGAGCTCGAGTTCTATCTCTACAAGCCGCGCGAGGATCAGAACGACGCGCCGATGCCGCCGGACCGCTCGCCCACCGCGCAGAACTTCGACCTCGAGGTGCTCGACCGGACGCAGGCGATCCTCGACGGGATCCTCGATGCCGCCTGGGATCAGTCGATGACCCCCGACACGCTCATCGCGGAATACGGGCCGGGTCAATTCGAGGTGAACTTCCACCACACCGACGACGTGATGGCCGCCGCCGACGACGCGCTCTATTTCCGCCGCCTCGTGCGCGGTGTGGCCCGCAAGCACGGGATGAGCGCGACCTTCATGGCGAAACCCTATGCCGATTATCCCGGCAACGGGATGCATGTCCACGTGTCGGTCCTGGACACGGAAGGGCGCAATATCTTCGACGCGGGCACGGACGAACCCTCGGCCACGCTCAAACAAGCGGTCGCGGGCACGCTCGACACGATGGACGATCTGCAGGCGATCTTCGCACCGCATATGAACAGCTACCGCCGGTTCCAGCGCGGCAGTTTCGCGCCCCATACGCCCGACTGGGGCTGGGACAACCGCGCCGCCGCCGTGCGCCTGCCCGAGGTCTCTGGCCCCGGCGCACGCCTTGAACACCGGATCGCGGGGGCCGATGCCAACCCTTACCTCGCCATCGCGGGGGTTCTGGGGGGCATGATCTATGGTCTCGACAACCCCGATCTGCCACTGGTCGCACCACTCGAGGAAATGAACGGCGAGTTCTCGGACCCGCTGACGTCCGACTGGTTCACCGCGGTCGAATGTTTCGCCGAGAGCGAGATCGCGCGCGACATGTTCATGCCGGGATACCGCGACATCTATGCCGCTGTGCGGCGGGATGAGATTTCCCAGCTCACCACGGCGATTTCGCAGATCGAGTATCGCACCTACCTCGGGCGGCTCTGA